One segment of Ipomoea triloba cultivar NCNSP0323 chromosome 12, ASM357664v1 DNA contains the following:
- the LOC115999201 gene encoding GDSL esterase/lipase CPRD49-like isoform X1, whose protein sequence is MVGPVRPQIVLFGSSIVQLSYSHGGWGAILSDLYSRKADILVRGYGGWNSRCALQVLQQVFPKDAAVQPSLVIVYFGGNDSLRPHPNGQNAHVPLPEYVENMRKIAIHLKSLSEKTRVIFLSAPPVNEAQILDRYGRHSNRTNELCHKYSEACIELCHELDVKVVDLWTALQQREDWMTACFLDGIHLSSEGSKIVVKEILKVVKEAEWKPSLHWRSMASEFWECLPFIPAAHDSNGNGNKNLPVDEPVGSWQTQWL, encoded by the exons ATGGTTGGACCGGTTCGCCCTCAGATCGTCCTCTTTGGTTCATCTATTGTGCAGCTTAGCTACAGCCATGGAGGCTGGGGTGCAATCCTCTCTGACCTCTACTCTCGAAAG GCAGATATATTGGTTCGTGGATATGGTGGCTGGAACTCAAGGTGTGCTCTTCaagttctacaacaagttttccccaag GATGCAGCTGTGCAACCATCTCTAGTGATAGTTTACTTTGGTGGCAATGATTCACTTCGTCCTCATCCCAATGGCCAAAATGCCCATGTTCCTCTTCCTGAATATGTTGAAAACATGAGGAAGATTGCTATTCATctcaag AGCCTTTCGGAGAAGACACGGGTAATATTCCTCAGCGCTCCTCCGGTCAACGAGGCACAAATTTTGGATCGCTATGG CAGGCACAGTAACCGGACAAATGAGTTATGCCACAAATATTCAGAAGCTTGTATAGAACTGTGCCATGAGTTGGATGTGAAGGTTGTAGATCTTTGGACTGCCTTACAGCAGCGAGAAGATTGGATGACTGCTTGTTTTCT GGACGGAATCCATTTATCAAGTGAGGGGAGCAAGATTGTGGTTAAGGAAATCCTGAAGGTGGTGAAGGAGGCTGAGTGGAAACCGAGTCTGCATTGGAGGTCAATGGCGAGTGAATTTTGGGAGTGTTTACCATTCATCCCTGCTGCTCATGATTCCAATGGGAATGGGAACAAAAACCTTCCCGTTGATGAGCCTGTTGGCAGCTGGCAAACTCAGTGGTTGTAG
- the LOC115999201 gene encoding GDSL esterase/lipase CPRD49-like isoform X2: MVGPVRPQIVLFGSSIVQLSYSHGGWGAILSDLYSRKADILVRGYGGWNSRCALQVLQQVFPKDAAVQPSLVIVYFGGNDSLRPHPNGQNAHVPLPEYVENMRKIAIHLKSLSEKTRVIFLSAPPVNEAQILDRYGHSNRTNELCHKYSEACIELCHELDVKVVDLWTALQQREDWMTACFLDGIHLSSEGSKIVVKEILKVVKEAEWKPSLHWRSMASEFWECLPFIPAAHDSNGNGNKNLPVDEPVGSWQTQWL; encoded by the exons ATGGTTGGACCGGTTCGCCCTCAGATCGTCCTCTTTGGTTCATCTATTGTGCAGCTTAGCTACAGCCATGGAGGCTGGGGTGCAATCCTCTCTGACCTCTACTCTCGAAAG GCAGATATATTGGTTCGTGGATATGGTGGCTGGAACTCAAGGTGTGCTCTTCaagttctacaacaagttttccccaag GATGCAGCTGTGCAACCATCTCTAGTGATAGTTTACTTTGGTGGCAATGATTCACTTCGTCCTCATCCCAATGGCCAAAATGCCCATGTTCCTCTTCCTGAATATGTTGAAAACATGAGGAAGATTGCTATTCATctcaag AGCCTTTCGGAGAAGACACGGGTAATATTCCTCAGCGCTCCTCCGGTCAACGAGGCACAAATTTTGGATCGCTATGG GCACAGTAACCGGACAAATGAGTTATGCCACAAATATTCAGAAGCTTGTATAGAACTGTGCCATGAGTTGGATGTGAAGGTTGTAGATCTTTGGACTGCCTTACAGCAGCGAGAAGATTGGATGACTGCTTGTTTTCT GGACGGAATCCATTTATCAAGTGAGGGGAGCAAGATTGTGGTTAAGGAAATCCTGAAGGTGGTGAAGGAGGCTGAGTGGAAACCGAGTCTGCATTGGAGGTCAATGGCGAGTGAATTTTGGGAGTGTTTACCATTCATCCCTGCTGCTCATGATTCCAATGGGAATGGGAACAAAAACCTTCCCGTTGATGAGCCTGTTGGCAGCTGGCAAACTCAGTGGTTGTAG